The candidate division KSB1 bacterium genome window below encodes:
- the greA gene encoding transcription elongation factor GreA, with amino-acid sequence MKQYYFTEAGYEKLRKEIEEIERYLKKDIAREIATAREHGDLRENAEYESAKNKQANYMAKLGLLQERFQNARIIRKSDLPDGVVTLGKVVTIEDIASKREEKYIILGDGETDIEKDIISYQSPLAKSLMNHKVGEVVEVKLPRGVKKYVIKEIGFYEEA; translated from the coding sequence ATGAAGCAATATTATTTCACAGAAGCCGGATACGAAAAACTGCGCAAGGAAATCGAGGAAATCGAACGTTATTTGAAAAAAGATATCGCCCGGGAAATCGCCACCGCGCGTGAGCATGGCGATTTGCGCGAGAACGCCGAATACGAGTCCGCCAAAAACAAGCAGGCGAATTACATGGCCAAGCTCGGGCTGCTGCAAGAGCGTTTTCAAAACGCCAGAATCATTCGCAAGAGTGACTTGCCGGACGGCGTCGTCACGCTGGGCAAGGTGGTAACGATTGAAGACATCGCCTCCAAGCGCGAGGAAAAATACATCATTCTCGGCGACGGCGAAACCGACATCGAAAAGGACATTATCAGTTATCAATCGCCGTTGGCGAAATCGCTGATGAACCATAAAGTCGGCGAGGTGGTGGAAGTGAAACTGCCGCGCGGGGTGAAGAAATATGTCATCAAGGAAATCGGCTTTTATGAAGAGGCTTAG
- a CDS encoding sugar phosphate nucleotidyltransferase produces the protein MKAIILAGGLGTRLRPITLSCPKPLLPIGNRPLLHRLVFNLRAYGVREFIFLLHYQPQRFIDALGDGQRFEAQFHYVVMEKDLGTAGSVKFAAEHITETTLIYSGDILAELPLRRMLVFHQRRGALVTLALHAVSAPLPYGLVLRDSDGRLRRFFEKPTWPQVFSDWINASIYLIEPGLLQHIPGADRPILFEQEVFPPLAASGAKIFGFPISGYWRDVGTPEDLRLANMDYLHGRLPKKMLTPEELTSHDPTRGTTARRGVVGHRSQIAPDAHLEASVIGADCRIDSHAKIHGAVVFDGVHLGKGVQVNNAILMSGVEVEAKAEIHHNAVVAEKAHIGAAAIVAANAIVRNTARVACGATVSAKRVLPTGYLRRFVDGGSLLGSVKGGMSTDFMRWVGKTFAWRQRQHCEKSADQQVLLATQEEELFNTWSKALAQGILSTGCDVHLLESVTLPAARWALQNGRYLGGIYLSTDRHAELIRLALIHPTAEDFTTEESCSLERIDLLDAPKEGNLRIMEAAPIQADYLSRLLQCVCATDDSPTRRQTPVRLAPQAHAVLHHAVPIRAGVVGQATARVVEKFFNLIGCSAEIEMFPIDMSADFRRHTRAAQKAFVQSLTDEVGLGVWIGGTGERLQLALPGSGLLPRGSSDALVARLLMEEDPTVQLVAGWLFPHFSAALQPRIRRYEGCMLTTACLRSAPAGALMIGFDGRGAIAFPPPALESGKISHPRIAYPDAVMAMAFLLRALGKISRGELLAKLCSVNLGYRLMPCPDEAKAYLMRRLVESYSHLAGAFSDGIRLQQNDSSWIVIRPCAGMEALEIYWEENPDSPARQRESGFNSTVRRQLAHWRKTHAPTDVASSD, from the coding sequence GTGAAAGCGATCATTCTTGCCGGCGGGCTTGGCACCCGGCTGCGCCCGATCACGTTGAGCTGCCCCAAACCGCTGTTGCCAATCGGCAATCGGCCTCTTCTTCATCGCCTCGTCTTCAATCTGCGCGCTTATGGCGTGCGCGAATTTATTTTCCTGCTGCATTATCAGCCGCAACGTTTCATCGACGCGCTCGGTGACGGCCAGCGCTTTGAGGCGCAATTCCATTACGTCGTGATGGAAAAAGATTTGGGCACCGCCGGCAGCGTCAAATTCGCGGCGGAACATATCACCGAAACCACCCTGATCTACTCCGGCGATATTCTCGCCGAGCTGCCATTGCGCCGGATGCTGGTTTTTCACCAACGCCGCGGCGCGCTGGTAACCCTGGCGCTTCATGCCGTTTCAGCGCCGCTGCCGTACGGACTCGTGCTCCGTGACAGCGATGGACGCCTCCGCCGCTTTTTTGAAAAGCCCACCTGGCCGCAGGTTTTCAGTGATTGGATCAACGCCAGCATTTATCTCATCGAACCCGGGCTGCTCCAACACATTCCCGGCGCCGACCGGCCGATTTTATTCGAGCAGGAAGTTTTTCCACCGTTGGCCGCTTCCGGCGCGAAAATTTTCGGTTTTCCGATTTCCGGCTACTGGCGCGATGTCGGCACACCGGAAGACTTGCGCCTGGCCAACATGGATTATTTACATGGGCGCCTGCCCAAAAAAATGCTGACGCCCGAGGAGCTGACCTCGCACGATCCGACTCGCGGTACAACCGCCCGGCGCGGCGTCGTCGGCCACCGCAGCCAGATTGCGCCGGATGCTCACCTCGAAGCGTCGGTGATCGGCGCTGATTGCCGCATCGACTCGCACGCCAAAATTCACGGCGCAGTCGTTTTCGACGGTGTGCATCTCGGCAAAGGCGTGCAGGTCAACAATGCCATTCTGATGTCCGGCGTCGAGGTCGAAGCCAAGGCCGAAATTCATCACAACGCGGTGGTCGCCGAAAAAGCCCATATCGGCGCCGCGGCGATCGTGGCGGCGAATGCCATCGTTCGCAACACCGCGCGTGTGGCCTGCGGCGCAACGGTCAGTGCCAAACGCGTTTTACCGACCGGCTACCTCCGGCGTTTCGTTGACGGCGGCAGTCTTTTGGGATCGGTGAAAGGCGGCATGAGCACGGATTTCATGCGCTGGGTGGGCAAAACCTTCGCCTGGCGGCAGCGGCAGCATTGTGAAAAAAGCGCCGATCAGCAGGTACTGCTCGCCACGCAGGAGGAGGAACTTTTCAATACCTGGAGCAAGGCTCTGGCGCAAGGAATTCTTTCCACCGGCTGCGACGTGCATCTGCTCGAATCCGTCACCCTGCCGGCGGCGCGTTGGGCCTTGCAAAACGGGCGCTATCTCGGCGGAATTTATTTAAGCACGGATCGCCACGCCGAGCTGATCCGGCTCGCGCTCATCCATCCCACCGCCGAGGATTTCACCACCGAGGAAAGCTGCTCGTTGGAACGCATTGATCTGCTCGACGCGCCCAAGGAGGGTAATCTGCGCATTATGGAAGCGGCGCCGATTCAAGCTGATTATTTGAGCCGGCTGCTCCAATGTGTCTGCGCCACCGATGATTCCCCAACGCGGCGGCAGACGCCCGTAAGACTTGCGCCGCAAGCCCACGCCGTTCTGCATCACGCCGTGCCGATACGCGCCGGTGTCGTTGGGCAGGCAACCGCGAGGGTCGTCGAAAAATTTTTCAATCTCATCGGTTGTTCAGCCGAGATCGAAATGTTTCCAATCGACATGTCCGCCGATTTTCGCCGGCATACGCGCGCCGCACAAAAAGCGTTCGTGCAATCGCTGACGGATGAAGTCGGCCTCGGCGTATGGATCGGCGGCACCGGTGAGCGGCTGCAACTGGCGCTGCCGGGATCCGGCCTGCTGCCGCGCGGCTCTAGCGACGCCCTGGTCGCGCGCTTGTTGATGGAGGAAGATCCAACCGTGCAACTCGTGGCCGGATGGCTGTTTCCGCATTTCAGTGCGGCCCTGCAACCGCGCATTCGCCGTTACGAAGGCTGCATGTTGACGACAGCATGTTTGCGCTCGGCGCCGGCCGGCGCTCTGATGATCGGCTTTGACGGCCGCGGCGCCATCGCCTTTCCGCCGCCAGCGCTGGAGTCCGGCAAAATTTCCCATCCGCGCATAGCTTACCCGGATGCCGTGATGGCCATGGCGTTTCTGTTGCGCGCGCTGGGAAAAATTTCCCGCGGCGAGCTTCTTGCCAAACTTTGCAGCGTCAATCTCGGCTATCGCCTCATGCCGTGTCCCGATGAAGCCAAAGCCTATCTCATGCGCCGGCTGGTTGAATCGTATAGCCATTTGGCCGGCGCGTTCAGCGACGGTATCCGTTTGCAACAAAATGATTCGAGTTGGATTGTGATCCGGCCCTGCGCCGGAATGGAAGCATTGGAGATTTATTGGGAGGAAAATCCCGATTCCCCAGCCCGTCAAAGAGAATCGGGATTCAATAGCACCGTCAGACGCCAGCTCGCGCACTGGCGGAAAACTCACGCGCCGACGGACGTTGCCTCTTCGGACTAA
- a CDS encoding type II toxin-antitoxin system Phd/YefM family antitoxin — translation MISSASRLEIVRQFVTPMRTIALSEIKDQLSKFLRLAEKEEIVILRHGKPAGVLIGFKTEDDWFDYRLENDPRFLKRIASARQSLRAGKGIRIEDLPK, via the coding sequence ATGATTTCAAGCGCCTCTCGGCTGGAGATCGTTCGACAATTCGTGACGCCAATGAGAACAATAGCCCTTTCGGAAATCAAGGATCAATTATCCAAATTTCTACGTCTCGCAGAAAAAGAAGAGATTGTCATTCTGCGGCATGGCAAACCGGCTGGGGTTCTCATCGGCTTTAAAACTGAAGATGATTGGTTTGATTATCGCCTTGAGAACGATCCCCGGTTTTTAAAGCGCATTGCTTCAGCGCGACAGAGTTTACGGGCGGGAAAAGGGATAAGAATAGAGGATTTGCCCAAGTAG
- a CDS encoding sugar phosphate nucleotidyltransferase: MRKTLGMLLAGGVGSRLNILAHARAKPAVPFGGLYRIIDFTLSNASNSGLTNIGVLTQYKPLSLMEHIGDGEAWDFIGRMRGAKILPPRTGEKDSDWYKGTADAIRQNMDYVLSHNPERVLILSGDHIYHMDYSRMLAYHKSQNADLTIGMMRVPWEQTHHFGIALVDDDNRLTAWEEKPKKASNNLASMGIYVFNTDFLSYCLREIPEHDFGKNVISTVIRTHKVLAYLFEGYWRDVGTLYSYWNANMDLLRPDSGLNLSAWKVFTNLEEEGRRGDRQPTRIMASAKVAKSFISQGCVIEGEVANSILSPGVKVLRGAKVTNSVVMHDAVIEAGAQLDRVIADKLSRFGSQCQVGFGDSQKANKRFPDHLKEGLTVVGKGAQIPAKIKIGTNCIVYPQAGAGDFSSEEIADGGTITASKSR; the protein is encoded by the coding sequence ATGCGAAAAACCCTCGGCATGCTGCTCGCCGGCGGCGTCGGCAGCCGGCTCAATATTTTGGCCCATGCCCGCGCCAAGCCGGCGGTGCCGTTTGGCGGCTTGTATCGCATCATTGACTTTACCTTGAGCAATGCCAGCAATTCCGGTTTGACCAATATCGGGGTTTTGACCCAATACAAACCGCTGTCGCTGATGGAACACATCGGCGACGGCGAGGCCTGGGATTTCATCGGCCGCATGCGCGGCGCGAAAATTCTGCCGCCGCGAACCGGCGAAAAAGATTCCGATTGGTACAAAGGCACCGCCGATGCCATTCGCCAAAACATGGATTACGTCCTGTCGCACAACCCTGAGCGCGTGCTCATTTTATCGGGCGATCACATTTATCACATGGACTACAGCCGGATGCTCGCCTATCATAAAAGCCAAAACGCTGATTTGACCATCGGCATGATGCGCGTGCCATGGGAACAAACGCATCATTTCGGCATCGCCCTTGTCGACGACGACAACCGGCTGACCGCCTGGGAGGAAAAACCGAAAAAAGCCAGCAACAATCTCGCCTCGATGGGTATTTACGTGTTCAACACGGATTTTCTCTCGTATTGCCTGCGCGAGATTCCTGAGCATGATTTTGGCAAAAACGTCATCAGCACGGTCATCCGCACCCACAAGGTTTTGGCCTACCTGTTTGAAGGTTACTGGCGCGACGTCGGAACGCTGTATTCGTATTGGAACGCCAACATGGATTTGCTCCGCCCGGATTCGGGATTGAATTTGAGCGCGTGGAAAGTTTTCACGAATCTGGAGGAGGAGGGCCGACGCGGCGACCGCCAGCCGACGCGCATCATGGCCTCGGCCAAGGTCGCCAAAAGTTTTATTTCCCAGGGCTGCGTCATCGAAGGCGAAGTCGCCAACAGCATTCTTTCACCCGGGGTTAAGGTTTTGCGCGGGGCCAAAGTGACCAACTCCGTGGTCATGCACGACGCGGTGATCGAGGCCGGCGCGCAGCTCGATCGCGTCATCGCCGACAAACTCTCGCGTTTCGGCAGCCAGTGCCAGGTGGGATTCGGCGATAGCCAAAAAGCCAACAAGCGCTTTCCGGATCATTTGAAAGAGGGCTTGACGGTTGTCGGCAAAGGCGCCCAAATTCCCGCCAAAATCAAGATCGGGACGAACTGCATCGTGTATCCGCAGGCCGGCGCCGGCGATTTTTCCTCCGAAGAAATTGCCGATGGCGGAACGATCACCGCATCGAAATCGCGATAA
- a CDS encoding ATP-dependent Clp protease adaptor ClpS, translated as MKKPRKIEREARNVWRMAHGPWRPVFNAAVIPFEDEDVLVDDDIGTRIGDPWKVVLYNDNIHTFDEVILQLQKATGCSPQRAEQIAFEAHTKGKAVAFSGDFNECFRVMGVLREIQLIVEIEG; from the coding sequence ATGAAGAAACCCCGGAAGATCGAGCGCGAAGCGCGAAACGTATGGCGCATGGCACATGGCCCGTGGCGCCCTGTTTTTAACGCGGCGGTTATCCCTTTCGAAGACGAAGACGTTCTGGTCGACGATGACATCGGCACGCGCATCGGTGATCCCTGGAAAGTCGTGCTATACAACGACAACATCCACACTTTTGATGAGGTGATCCTGCAATTGCAAAAAGCCACCGGATGCAGCCCGCAGCGTGCCGAGCAAATCGCCTTCGAGGCGCACACCAAAGGCAAGGCCGTGGCCTTCAGCGGCGACTTCAACGAATGCTTTCGCGTCATGGGCGTTTTGCGGGAGATTCAACTCATCGTGGAGATCGAGGGGTAA
- the mutY gene encoding A/G-specific adenine glycosylase, protein MNLAGKRKKKSHKNIRHLTPGRLRILQNRLLYWYKTQRRDLPWRRTREPYRIWVAEVMLQQTQTVKVRAYYERFLARFPNVMALANASQDEVLKAWEGLGYYARARNLHRAAKHVNENLQGRLPRDYGKLIKIPGIGPYTAAAISSIAFDRDQAVVDGNVERVLCRWFLIKTPPKSTPAKKLLRELAQQVLPPGKARHWNQALMELGARLCTPRQPKCHICAVMRYCRAFLELDDPARLPLKRKRQEVPHHQIAIGLIWNQGKLLIDQRRNDGLLGGLWEFPGGKIESGETPAQALRREIQEELGVSVEVGDYYMSVDHAYTHLRVTLQVYHCLYQNGEPQALGCQNWRWVEPAELTQLAFPNANRKIIDRLLNEVVES, encoded by the coding sequence ATGAACTTGGCCGGCAAACGGAAAAAAAAATCCCACAAAAATATTCGCCACCTCACGCCCGGCCGTCTGAGGATTTTGCAAAACCGGCTGCTCTACTGGTACAAAACCCAGCGCCGGGATTTGCCCTGGCGGCGCACGCGCGAGCCATATCGCATTTGGGTTGCTGAAGTCATGCTGCAGCAGACGCAAACCGTCAAAGTGCGGGCGTATTACGAGCGTTTCTTGGCGCGCTTCCCAAACGTGATGGCGCTGGCGAACGCCTCGCAGGACGAGGTGTTGAAAGCCTGGGAGGGTTTGGGCTACTATGCCCGGGCGCGCAACCTGCATCGCGCCGCCAAGCATGTCAATGAGAATTTGCAAGGCCGTCTGCCGCGCGATTACGGCAAGCTGATCAAAATCCCCGGCATCGGGCCGTACACCGCGGCCGCCATTTCCAGCATCGCCTTCGATCGCGATCAGGCGGTGGTGGACGGCAATGTCGAGCGCGTGCTGTGCCGCTGGTTTTTAATCAAAACCCCGCCCAAGTCGACACCGGCGAAAAAACTTTTGCGCGAGCTGGCGCAGCAAGTTTTGCCGCCCGGCAAGGCGCGGCATTGGAACCAGGCGCTGATGGAATTGGGCGCGCGCCTTTGCACCCCGCGCCAGCCGAAATGCCATATCTGCGCGGTGATGCGTTATTGCCGAGCCTTTTTGGAGCTCGACGACCCGGCCCGGCTTCCGCTTAAGCGCAAGCGCCAGGAAGTGCCGCATCATCAAATCGCCATCGGCCTGATTTGGAACCAGGGCAAGCTGCTCATCGACCAGCGACGGAACGACGGCCTGCTCGGTGGCCTGTGGGAATTCCCCGGCGGCAAAATCGAAAGCGGCGAAACCCCGGCCCAGGCCCTGCGCCGCGAAATTCAGGAAGAGCTTGGCGTCAGCGTCGAAGTCGGCGATTATTACATGTCGGTCGATCACGCCTACACGCATTTGCGCGTGACCTTGCAGGTGTATCACTGTCTCTATCAAAACGGCGAGCCGCAAGCTTTGGGCTGCCAAAACTGGCGCTGGGTCGAGCCGGCGGAATTGACGCAACTGGCCTTTCCCAATGCCAATCGTAAAATTATCGATCGTTTGTTGAACGAGGTTGTGGAGTCATGA